Below is a genomic region from Triticum dicoccoides isolate Atlit2015 ecotype Zavitan chromosome 5A, WEW_v2.0, whole genome shotgun sequence.
tgattggattatgtctatcgcaatacggttattcatttaaggagaataatggttactctatttatttgaataataccttcaatggtcttacacctgaaatgaatggtttattgaatctcgatcgtagtgatacacgtgttcatgccaaaagatagtaatgatagtaccacctacttgtggcactgccacgtaagtcatatcggtataaaacgcatgaagaagctccatgttgatggatctttggactcactcatttttgaaaagtttgagacatgtgaaccatgtctattggtgtatatgcatgaagaaactccatgcaaatggaccgtttggactcacttgattttgaatcacttgagatatgcaaatcataccacatgggcaagatgactgaaagcctcgttttcagtaaaatggaactagaaagcaacttgttggaagtaatacattttgatgtgtgcaatccaatgagtgctgaggcatgtagtggatattgttatgttcttacttcatagatgatttgagtagatgttgagtatatttacttgatgaatcacgagtctgaattattaaaaggttcaagtaatttcagggtgaagttgaaagatcgtcgtgacaagaggataaaatatctatgatatgatcatagagatgaatatctgaattacgagtttggcacagaattaagacattgtggaaattgtttcacaactaatacagcatggaacaccatagtgtgatggtgtgtccgaacatcataactacaccctattggatatgatgcataccatgatgtctcttatcgaattaccacgatagtttatgggttaggcattaaagacaaccacattcactttaaatagggcaccacttaattccgatgagatgacaccgtatgaactatggtttagagaaacctaagttgtcatttcttaaaagtttggggctgcgacgcttatgcgaaaaagtttcaggctgataagctcgaacccgaagcggataaatgcatcttcataggacacccaaaacagttgggtatacctcctgtctcagattcgaaagcaataagggattgtttctagaatcgggtcctttctcgaggaaaagtttctctcgaaagaattgagtggaaggatggtggagacttgatgaggttattgaaccgtctcttcaactagtgtgtgacagggcacagggagttgttcctgtggcacctacaccaattgaagtggaagcttatgatagtgatcatgaaacttcagatcaagtcactaccaaacctcgtaggatgacaaggatgtgtactacttcagagtggtacgtaatcctatcttggaagtcatgttgctagacaacaatgaacctacgagctatggagaagcgatggtgggcccggattctgattaatgggtcgaggccataaaatccgagagagaatccatgtatgaaaacaaagtgtagactttggcagaacagctcgatggtcgtaaggctgttgagtgcagatgaattttaaaaggaagacggacaatgatggtaaatgtcaccattaagaaagctcgacttgtcgttaagatgtttcccgacaagttcaaggagttgactacgatgagactttctcacacgtagcgatgctaaaagtctgttggaattatattagcgattactgcattatttatgaaatcttgcagataggatgtcaaaatattgtttcctcgacgattttcttgagaaaagattgtatgtgatacaaccggaaggttctgtaaatcctgaaagatgctaataagtatgcaaagctccagcaatccttctgaggactggagtaagcatctcggagttggaatgtatgctttgatgatgatcaaagattttgggtttatacaaagtttatgagaaacttgtatttccaaagaagtgagtgggagcactatagaatttctgatgaatatatgttgttgacatattgttgatcagaaatgacgtagaatttcttgaaagcatatagggttatttggaaagtgtttttcaatggaaagcctggattaagctacttgaacattgagcatcaagatatataaggatagatcaaaacgcttaatggtactttcaaatgagcttttaagatctggagaggcaaaaaattcaaaaaaaattcaaacttactaatggcgcacctgcccatagtgcgccattagtatcttcccgccttcaaaattcaaaataagtcaacaaaataaaaaaaagttactaatggcgcacctgcccatggtgcgccattagtatcttcccgcctttaaaattcaaaataaatcaaaaaaataaaaaaaaagttagtaatggcgcacctgcccgcggtgcgccattactatgccatatatatggctgggcgtggttcTCTCCTCCTTCAtttttctcctccactccatctcctcctctcctccactccatcttcccttctctcctccaccatactaccctcctcctctccggcgacctcctcctcctcctctccggcgacctcctcctcctcctatccggcgacctcctcctccctcctctcctcccctcccctcccctcaNNNNNNNNNNNNNNNNNNNNNNNNNNNNNNNNNNNNNNNNNNNNNNNNNNNNNNNNNNNNNNNNNNNNNNNNNNNNNNNNNNNNNNNNNNNNNNNNNNNNNNNNNNNNNNNNNNNNNNNNNNNNNNNNNNNNNNNNNNNNNNNNNNNNNNNNNNNNNNNNNNNNNNNNNNNNNNNNNNNNNNNNNNNNNNNNNNNNNNNNNNNNNNNNNNNNNNNNNNNNNNNNNNNNNNNNNNNNNNNNNNNNNNNNNNNNNNNNNNNNNNNNNNNNNNNNNNNNNNNNNNNNNNNNNNNNNNNNNNNNNNNNNNNNNNNNNNNNNNNNNNNNNNNNNNNNNNNNNNNNNNNNNNNNNNNNNNNNNgaactcctctccggcgacctcctcctcctcctcctctccggcgacctcctcctcctcctctccggcgaactcctcctcctcctctccggcgatgtaggcgagcgcctcttcggtgacctcctcctcctcctctccggcgaactcctctccgacaaaagaacacggcaaaagaacgtacaagatccaaaaacaggaacaaaatttgaaataatatcgtgccaaaaaacgagcaaaaaaactagcaaaaaatgggaaaaaaatcacgatccagatccaaattcaaaattcaaaaatagcaattgcgcacggtgggggttagacggtgcgccactactattttcccgccttcaaaattcaaaatactaATGGCTcactgtggcctatactaatggcgcaccagtggcctatactaatggcgtaccgtggcctatactaatgatgcgccattagtaaaaattactagtggcgtgctagtaatggcgcaccagtgatgtgccattagtaggcattttcctagtagtgattccAGAGGAACGAAAAGGTGTAGACGACGACGTTACGATCGTCAGCAACCCTGATGTTACAAACAAACCAGACCCATCCGGTGCCCCAAAGTGTAAACGTGGACGCCCGAGGAAGAATGCCCAGTGAAACAACAATTTGACACCGAGACTATCACTAAACAAGTGGAGTTCAAAAGACGCAAGCGCAAACCATCAAACGCCGTGTCCAGCCCATTCGTACAACCATGAATGGGCTACACGGAGAGGCACTTCAAGGGCAATTCCAAATGATTGATCTTCATAGCATGTTCTTTGAATTAAAGACTACACTTATGTTCTGATGTTTTTGCATATTACTTGTATGCTTATTTCCATCCAAATGCTTGACTTTTCATTGGTTCTTTTAAAAAAAACAACTAATGAGCTGCATGTTCCACTTCTATCCTTTGCACCATCTGATCCAAACCTATCTGCATCGGAGTATCCTTACATTTGAAACACTACCATAAGTGACTACTTACAAACACATGCTCCCCATTCTATACAGCACCATACACTGCGTAAGTATACAGTTCTGGTTTAAGTCGATGATGATTATGGCTGAGGCAGGGTAATTAAGGAAGAAAAAACATAGCATATAGAACACATGAGCAATGATGTAAATATCATGGTTGCACTACTATCTCTCACATCACGAGTTGAGTGGGAGATTATTACCTCGCCAGCAAAAGGAACATAATCAATAATGCAACTAGCTTGATGAATTACTTCGATCCGCTCCACAAAAAAAAATTCAGGCTGGAGCACCAGCAGTCAATGCACACACAGAACCGTATTGTCAAATGCCAGCTTCTCCTGTAGAAAATAAGAAATAATAGCATCAGGAACACCATGTACCATTTTTATACTGACATAGACATGTCGATAACAGTTGGTACATTGCAGCTTGTGTTTTGCATCGAAACTAACGTGATACATGAAGCTAACAAATTTACAACTAATAAGTAACAATACTGAAACAGATGTCCCAACTAGCTTCACTCTAACAGAGTTCTGCTTACTAACTAGACAGCTAGGACAACAATGAGAACCGGGCAAGCAGCATAAGATCATCAAAGAACAAACATATGCTAAACTTGCTCATTTGGCAAAATAGGTTGTGCACACGAACATAACAGAGAGGACTAAAATAGGGACCACACTTCTTCTGTTCCATATTTTTCGACAATGATTATGGCTGAGGCATGATAATGCACTTGCAGCAACGCGTGCAAAGTGGACAAGAAATTCATATAAAGTAGGCATTCTTCCAAATTGAGCCAATTCTGGTTTTCGGAGATATACTATACATAATTACTGTCCATTTTATACGGTGACATACATTGCCTAAATAATCAGAACTATGTTTGAAGCGCGGGTCATGTATGTCCTGAGCTCCCGATTCACCTTCTCCTCGCCCCACATGAACCCCTGGATGTTCTGCACCCACTCGAAGTAGCTCACCATCACTCCGCCGGAGTTGGCCATGATGTCCGCTAGGACCAGCACGCCCTTATTTGCCAGAATCTGCACCATGAACATGTACATTTCTCTACTACCATTCAATGTGTGAAATGTGTCAACAAATGCAGCTTAGTTTTGTGGCAAAATGTTGGTGTTCTTGCCTCGTCGGCCTCGGGGTCTGTTGGGTGGTTAGTAGCCTCGATGATGTACTTCTCTTTGATGGCATCAGCATTGTCCCTTGGAGAAGAAGAAAAACTGAAGATAAACGGTACAATTACAATAGGAAGGTATTGCAGATTTTCTTAACAAACCAAAGTGTCAGACTCGGCTGGCAACTTCCATTAGAGATGTCTAGTCCATTCTGAGAAAGCTTTCCATGTTAATTAACGTGTCAGGGGCGGAGGCACGTTATCTCATCCGGTGTCACTGGCACCGGGTAAAATACGTGTTTCCCTTATACATACTCCAGATTTTTGGGCTGGACACCGGTTACTTTTCGACCTGGACACCGGCCAGCCCAGCAATACACAAGCCAGGCAGAGGCAGTGCAGCCCATCTACGTAAGTGCCCACACATGATCGATCGATTAATCCATCCGACGATCCGTGGTCCCTATACGTGCCCGTGTGGCCGTGTTGAATAGAAAAGCTATCGATCCGATTAATCGATCCCTAATACGGCTGGTCCTTACCTGTACGTGCGCCCGTAGGGTTACTCGTCCGCTCGGCTTCTGCGCCTCAACCCTCGCAGCGTCGCCCGTGCTCGCCCCTTCCACTTCTCTGTCGCGCGGCCAGCCGCCGGTCCGCCCAGTGACCCCAGTCGCCGTTTTTCAAGCATCGCAAGCCGGCCGCCTCTACCCTCGCCCACTCAGGGATAGTTGGAAACAGGTTGGAAATTTGAGGTACGTCTGAACTGTCAACTCTCAAGTCCCAACTCAGCGCTTGGTATTTGGTAATTGCTCTCAACTCTGAAATCTGAAAACATCTTCTTACAATCTGTCAAATTAATGCTCTCAACTCTCTGAAATCTGAAATCTCAACTGTGTGTAGGTATTTGGTAATTGCCGATCTCTCTGAAATCTGAAATCTCTGAAATTTAAAGCTATTTCAATTGGGAACAATTCGCTGCGATTCATAGCTAACCAAGGGAGGATTATTTCTGCGAAAGCAGCGAGGTACAATGTCAAGTAAGTTTAACTCCCTAATCGTATTTGTATCATCCAATCAATACATTTTGTTTATTGTTTCTATTCTTGCATGCGCAAACACAAATAATGTAACTCTGTACATTTTTGCTAACACAATAATAATAAATCACAGGAGAATTTATGGAAAGGTTTCTTAAAAAAAAGAAGACATCAACACAAGATGATATAGCTAGCCCATCACATGAACCGGATGATCCTCCAGCTCAGCCACATGAACCGGATGACGCTCCATTACAGGAACAAAATGATGCCTTGACACATGAAGGTCCAGCCCCTCATATGTGGAATTTGTCTCAAGCTCTAGAAGAAATCAATTGGGAAGAGGGAATTCAGTCTGATCCTGGCAAAAGGAGAAGCATAGATGAGTATCCTCCTAATCTAAGGGATGTGGTAAGAAGAAAATATTTGGCTAAGCCTCTTTGTCAACCTCGTAGTTATAATTTTAAAACTACAACTATTGGTGGTCGAGAGAGAAAGTTTAATCCTGATTGGTTTGATGAGTTTGGGAGCTGGCTTGAGTATAGTGAGTACAAAGAAAAAGCGTATTGCTTCTGTTGTTTCTTATTCAGGCGCCGTGATAAGAAAGAAGCTGGATATGCAGCATTTGTTGCAAAGGGTTGGTCAGGCTGGAACAAAAAACATAGACTAAATGATCATGTCAGAGATGTCAACAGTGTTCACAACCAAGCAAAAAGAGATTGTGATGCTTTATTGCAACAAGACCAGCACATTTATGTTGCTTTCAATAATCAAAGCAATGCTGCGAAGAAGGCGCATTATACTAGACTAAATGCCTCAATTGATGTTACTAGAGTTCTATTGCAGCAAGGGTTACCTTTTCGCGGCCATGACGAGTCAGAGGAGTCCTTTAATAAAGGAAATTTTAAGGAATTTTATGCTTATACAGCACAGCAAAATCCAGAACTACGCAAGGTTGCAGGCCCTAATGCTCCAGGTAATAATAAGTTGACTTCTTCAATGATCCAGAAGGACATAGCTGAATGTTTTGCAAAGCAAATATTGCATTCTATTCTAGAAGAAATTGGAGATGGTGTATTTTCTTTGCTAGTTGATGAATCAAGGGATGTGGCTGGTAAAGAACAGATGGCTGTGGTCTTGAGATATGCTGGTAAATGCGGAAGTGCGAAAGAGAGTTTAGTTGGCCTTGTTCATGTGAAGGAGACAACTTCAAAGTACCTCAAGTCTGCTATTGATGATTTATTTGCAGAACTTAGCTTAAGTCTCAAGTAGGTTAGGGGCCAAGGATACGATGGCGCGAGCAACATGCGAGGTGAGTTTAATGGTTTGCAATCTTTAATCATGAGGGAGAACAACACAGCATATTACGTTCATTGTTTTGCACACCAATTGCAATTAGTTGTTGTGGCCGTTGTAAGGAAGCACAAATGGATTGGAAACTTTTTTGATATGATCTCTGTATTGCTGAATGTGGTTTCTGGATCTTCAAAGAGAAAAGACATGATTCGAGACAAATATAAAGAACAAGTGCGTGGAGCCTTAGGTTGTGGTGTACTTCAAAGTGGGACGGGATTAAATCAAGAGCTAGCCCTTCAAAGACCCGGAGACACTCGATGGAGTTCACACCAGAGGACTCTGAAGAGTTTGATTGATTTGTTCCCTACAGTTATTAAAGTGCTAGAATATGTGGAAGAACAGGACAGGGATGACACAAACAGAAGGCAAGCATGTGGTCTCCTTGTTTATTTCCAATCATTTGATTTTGTGTTCTACCTGCAGCTTATGTCCACTATATTGGCTATCACAAACACATTATCAATGGCTCTACAAAGGAAGAATCAAGACATCGTAAATGCTGTACATTGTGTGCAGTCAACCAAAGACACATTGAATAATTGAAGGAGGAATGGATGGGAATCAGTCTTGGGTGAAGCTTATGCTTTTTGTGACAAACATGAGATTTCCAAGTTGGAGATGGAAGAGCAATATGTCAATCCAAAGAAGCCACGTCAAAAAACAGGTATCACTAATAAGCATCATTACGAAGTGGATTGTTTCAATGATGTTATTGATTGGCTGCTTCAAGAACTTGACAACCGATTTAATGAGAAAAATTCTAAGCTACTAATATGCTTAGCTGCTTTGAGCCCAAAAGAATCATTCAAAAATTTCAATTTAGAGCATTTGATGGATCTAGCTAGACTTTATCCGAAAGATTTTGATGATGGAGAATTGAGGGACCTTACACATCACCTCCGTCTTTACATTGCCGATGTTCGAGTAGATGAATGCTTCTCTGGCATAAATAATATTTGTGAGCTCTCTCAAAAAATGGTGGAGACCAAGAAACATATTGTGTATCCTTTGGTTTATCGGCTTGTGAATCTAGCACTTGTATTGCCTGTTGCCACTGCTACAGTTGAGAGATGTTTTTCAGGCATGAAAATTGTGAAGACATTTTTGCGCAATCGTCTTGGTGATGATGCATTGAATCACAACCTTATTTGCTATGTACAGAAGGAAGAAATGAGAAAAGTTACCAATGATGCAGTCATTGATCGCTTTGAGGTCATGAATGAACGTAGAGGGCTATTTTAAAAAGTAATGATCTTGATTTTATGAATCATTGCAGAAGTCTAGTTAATATGTACTAagtgtattttattttattttgtaggcATCCAGGATCTATTGGCCTATGTCGTGATCTGACCACATTTTGTTTTCATTGTTTCGAGTTCTTATGCTTAATTCTTTAAATTTACGTAATCAACTAGTATTTCAAGTGGATGTGAAACAATTTATTTTGGTAAGAGATCTCGTTGCATTATAATTTGTGTTGTTGGGTGTGCTCTTTTATATATATTATTGCTTGTTGTCCATCCTTGTATATATGATGTGTACGTGGACACCGGTACATTTTTGTTCTGGATCCGCCCCTGAATGTGTGGACTGCTGATACATACTACGTACTAAATATGCAAGTTCAGAAGATGGTGCATTCTGAATACTGAAGATAAATGTGGCACAGACAGAATAGTCAGGTTTTGCGAAAAATAGCCAGGTTTTGCAGATTTGCTTAATAAACCAAGGTTTCGGACATGACTGTCAACTTCCGTTTGGGATAATTGTATATAATATATATTGAGTCCATTCTGAGGAAGCTTTGCATGCTACTGACAGTGTTCTGAATAGCTGAGACATTATCTAATCTCTGAATAGTTGTATTCGAATGTTTGGCAAATGCGGTAACAAGCACCGAAACGACAGATTCTGCGAGCGAGGTATACCTTGAGAGGCTCAGCGCTGCCCTCCACCACCGGCACGTTGGGACGGCCTGCCTTCTCACACTACCAAGCCAATCAAACAGCGGTTTAGCTTTTGAGCAGAGCTGTCAGTTAAAATTCAGCAAAATATAAATTGCAATGTGGGTTGCTATGCTGCCTGCTAGTACTTGCCAAATTCTGAAAATCAAACGGACTTTTTATTAACAAAATGTTTTCAGATACAGAAAAAATAATAGCCGTGTTGACAAAAAAGGAGTATTGAATCTGCCTCATAACAATCTCAGTACTTGAGCTTTCACAATGCTAGATTCATCGaccaaccaaccaaccaaccaacTAACTAACTGATAAAAGTAGCTTCCTATATTTATTCTTGTTGATGTATGACAACATGCATTTGATACTCTGAATCCTGGAAGAACAGACGTGCCTGAATGCAGACATATAAGATCAGATGGTTTCATGAAGGTTCTTACCATCAGCTCAAaagcaccaccatcatcatcagccGTAGCAGcggccgcagcagcagcagcagcagcgatgtGCCTACTGATGCTACTGACATCATCAAGCAAAGAGAGCCTTCGATGCGCCGGACATCTTCTGCCCCATCTTGGCACTGGCAGAATGGCGGAATCACCCGCCGGCGTCCCTCCCTTTCCCTGGAAATTATTCAGGGAACAAAGGCAGAGTAATTGTTATGCATGTATACTAGTAGTTACTAGTAGAGGACCAAAAAGAAACACACATATAGTCTAGTAACGTAGAAAACAGATGCTTTCAGTACATATTTGTACTGTCGCTGCAGTGCCAATAAGATCAACACAGGGGGATGAAGGAGGGAGCAAGAGACCGTACGAATCATGTCCTCAGGCAGGATGAGCTACACTCCGGCGGGGCCGGTATCAACTAGGCGACCACGACCAGCAGCGGCGACCACAGTGTAGTTAAGGTCGACGACTAGATGCAGGCGTTGGGGACAACCTACTCCGGGCGCGGCTGCTCCCCCTCCTCGGCGGCACGGGCAGACTAGACCTCTTCTTTGTGAGGCCGACGTCAGCGAGGGGATGTGGTTGCGCGGGCCCGTGGAGATATCTCCCCCGCGCGTGGAGCTCGTCCGGCGACGCCGCTGAAGATGCCGCTGCCACGACCATCCGCCTCTCCGCTCAAGATGCGGCCACTGCTGAAGATGGACGCCGATTTGGTCGAGGACTCAGCTGTGAGGAGAGGGGCAGGGAGGATAAGACGCAGGAGAAGCGGCTGAGTCGGCAGTGCAGCAACCCGGGagaggaggaggcgagcggagAAGGGGATCGACAGAACATGGAACAAGCGTGCGGGCCcaggttttcttttccttttctcccAGCGCTGCACGCTAAATTGGACGGATCTATCCTTTTAGAAATTGATTAGCCCCACCATAATCTTTTAATGATCCCACAAGTATTTGTAATTTCATGTAATTCTAGTATCGTAACTCCTCGTAACTCCTATTTGTCCACCGTTTGATTGCAGTGGATGAACGGCCCCTAAATTCGCCAATCACTGTAACAGTTGTATTAATTGTTTCATTGCTATTACAGAAACAACATCTCTTGTTCCCTTTCCAATTTCTTTTTGATAAATTATCTTTTAAAAAAATACCCCGCCTTGCAGGTACCAAAACAAATTTTAATATTTAGAGGGATTTTTAGTTTTCATATCAATCCATGGGTGAGAGCAGTGTTTGTGCTCATCAAGAACTGGTATATTGAGCAGACAATTATCAATGCAAAGTAACAATGCATGAACagcttttcctttttgtttttgcgTGTGCACTCAAACAAGATTGCAAtgcagacattccagcagttggcgACACAATAACTGCAGTAGGCAGACATTCACGATATCACAAGTGGGCTCGATAACAACACAATACAAGATCAGTTGGGTTTGATCAGACGCACATTATTTAGCCAGGCTATCCGACAGACAAGCCATCGACTGAAACAAACAAAAATTCCAAACGATTGATGAAAAGGAAAAATGTATCAATGAATAGTACACAAACCTCAAGTTATAATCATTCCTTGAATATTTAGGTGGACATATAATAGAGTTTAGGACAGTACACACAGTTGTACATTGACGCTGTTACATTTTATCCCCAACACACGGTAAGTAAACACAAACGATAAGTGACACTGTTGTACACACATACAATTTAGCTATGCTTCCATGGCCACAATACACGAGTGTTATAGTTTTTGGACTTTACTTAAATACGAGGATGATGGCGGCGCATGGCCTGGTGTGTGAGCACCCCGATGAGGACGAGCACGTGAAAGATCTGGTGCAATGGTCTACTCTGAAAAATCCCTGAGCGCCACCGGTCCAGCGCACGCGATGTAGAACCTGGTGCCGACGgcgtatagcactatgggtggcccCAGTGG
It encodes:
- the LOC119298750 gene encoding uncharacterized protein LOC119298750 isoform X1, whose amino-acid sequence is MIRTGKGGTPAGDSAILPVPRWGRRCPAHRRLSLLDDVSSISRHIAAAAAAAAAATADDDGGAFELMCEKAGRPNVPVVEGSAEPLKEKLAFDNTVLCVH
- the LOC119298750 gene encoding uncharacterized protein LOC119298750 isoform X3; amino-acid sequence: MIRTGKGGTPAGDSAILPVPRWGRRCPAHRRLSLLDDVSSISRHIAAAAAAAAAATADDDGGAFELMCEKAGRPNVPVVEGSAEPLKFFFFSKGQC
- the LOC119298750 gene encoding uncharacterized protein LOC119298750 isoform X4, which gives rise to MIRTGKGGTPAGDSAILPVPRWGRRCPAHRRLSLLDDVSSISRHIAAAAAAAAAATADDDGGAFELMCEKAGRPNVPVVEGSAEPLKGQC
- the LOC119298750 gene encoding uncharacterized protein LOC119298750 isoform X2, producing MIRTGKGGTPAGDSAILPVPRWGRRCPAHRRLSLLDDVSSISRHIAAAAAAAAAATADDDGGAFELMCEKAGRPNVPVVEGSAEPLKDQTEFPLPN